Below is a window of Candidatus Methylomirabilota bacterium DNA.
TCTTGTGAGTGGCGTTGAGCCCTGAGATCACCGTGGTGAGCAGCGCAGGCTTGGCGCTGTCGCTGACGTCCCACACCTCGTGGGCGAGATTGCCAAGAGTGCGAAGGAGATAGGTCTTGCCCCGCGTCCCTCGCGGCAGCGACGCGCCATCGCAGAGCCGCACCATCTGGGCGCCACCGGCCTCGGCTTCCCCCGGGGCGCCCGGAATGTGATGGAGATAGCGCGGGCGGCGCGGATCCGTCACATCCACGACGGAGGTGCCGCTCCGCTCCATCTGCCCCGTGAGGGGATTCGACCTCAGCCCGCCGTGATGGCCGACATAGGCGATCCAGCGGCTCCCCTGATGATGGATCACGGGCTGGTAGGCCGAGCGGCCCTGCAGATCATCGTGGCCGACGAGCCGCATATCGCGCTGCTCCGCTTCTCGGGCAGGCGCAGGAGCCTGGGCGGCGCCGTGCTCGATGGGACCTGCCAGCATGGCGAGAAGGAACGCCAGCACTGACCACGTGCGGCACGGATACCGAAGCTTCGTTGCCTTCGCCATGTCGATATTCTCTCCATCCCCTTGCGGGCCTCATCTCCGGACGTCCCGCCGCAGGCGCCCAAGACTAGCATCGCCGCTCCGGGTATGCTATCGCTCCCAGGCAGACGTGCCATTCCGAGGGGACGGGAGAACGCCATGCGGCTCGACGGCAAGGTTGTGATCGTCACGGGCGCGGCCAAGGGCATCGGCGCAGCCATCGCGGACGCTTGCGCGCGCGAAGGTGCCCGCGTCGCCGTCCTCGATCTCGATGGCGGCGGCGTGGAGGCGGTGGCGGACAAGCTCCGGGGAAGCGGCGCCGAGGCCATGGCCTTTCGGGCGGATGTGACCCGATCGGCGGAGATCGCGCGCGCGCTCGATGCCGTCATGGCCCGCTGGAGCCGTGTGGACGCGCTCGTGAACAACGCGGGTGGCTTCGCGGTCATCCGCGCCACGGAAGAGATCACGGAAGACGAGTGGCAGGCCATTCTCGCCTCGAACCTCACGAGCGTCTTCCTCTGCGCCAAGGCCGTGCTCCCCATCATGAAACGGCAGCGCTACGGCCGCATCGTGAACCTCGCCTCCGTGGTCGGCCGGGCGGGAGCGGTGCGCGTCACCTCTCACTACGCGGCCGCCAAGGCCGGCGTCATCGGCTTCACGCGCCATCTGGCCCTCGAGGTCGGGGGCGACGGCATCACGGTCAACGCGGTGGCTCCCGGGACCACCGCCACCGAGCGCGTGCTCAACGCGCGCACCCCGGAGGAGACGCGGCGTGTCGCCGAGGCAATCCCCGTGAGACGGCTCGGCCAACCCGAGGAGATCGCCGAGGCCGTGGTCTTTCTCGCCTCCGACGCGGCGGCCTTCATCAACGGCGCCACTCTCGACGTCAATGGCGGCCAGGTCATGGTGTGAGCGAGGCGAGCCAATCACTGGCAAGGTGAGGGAATAAGTCACATGTCCACCATCGGCATCGTCGGCCTCGGTCTCCTTGGTCACGCCATCGCCTCACGACTGATCAAGGCCGGGCACGCGGTCGTCGGCTTCGACGTCGTGCCGGACCGCATCTCCGCCCTCACCGCCATGGGCGGCAAGTCCGCTCCCTCGGCTGCCGCCGTCGCCCAGTCCGTCGAGGCGGTCTGCACGCTGCTGCCCTCGCTCGCCACCGCGGAGGCGGTCATCCTCGGCGCCGACGGCATCCTCGCGGGCGCGCGCCCAGACCTCGCCGTCATCCAGATGAGCACCATCTCCCCCACCTTGACCGAACGCCTCGCCCGCGAGGTGACGGCCCGCGGTCTCGGATTCCTCGACTGTCCCGTCAGCGGGACGAGCAGCATGGTCGAGCGGGGCGATGGCATCTTCTTCGTGGGCGGGGATCGCGCGCTCTTCGAGCGCTGGCGGCCCGTGCTCGAGTCGGTGCTGCCGCGCGCCGTCCTCGTGGGCCGGGTGGGTCAGGCCATGGTGCTCAAGCTGGTGGCCAATCTGCTCGTGGCCCTCAATAGCGCGGCGGCCGCCGAGGCCCTCACCCTCGCGCGCAAGGCCGGGCTCGACCTCGACCTCGCCCTCGAGGTGCTCAATGCCAGCGCGGCCGCCTCCAGCATGCTCAAGGTTCGGGGTCCCATGATCGTCCGCGGTGAATTTCCCGCCCAGATGAAGCTCGACCTCTTCATGAAGGACATTCACCTCATGCAGGAGGCCGCGAGTGCCGTGGGCGCTCCCCTCCCCTTCACCGATCTGGCCGAGCGGCTCTATGCCGCCGCCCAGGCCGCGGGCCACGGGGGAGAGGATCTCGCGGTGGTGGTGACGGCGCTGAGCACGCCCGTGGCCGAATCACGCTGAGGAATGCCTATGCTAGGCGCACCCCGAGCGGGGTCAGCGCGTGGAGGTCACCGGAAGCGCGGCATCACCTCGCGGGCAAAGAGCTCCATGGAGCGGCGCACCTTGTCCTGAGCCAGGCCGCCGAAGTTCATCCAGCACATCACTTGCCCCACCCCGAGGTCGCGCATGACCTCGATGTGCCGCGCCACCGTATCGGGCGAACCGAAGGCGAGCGTCTCGGCCACCAGGCCTTCCCAGGTGATCTTCGACAAGCGCTCCGCCATGGCGCGGAAGCCCGGCTGGAGCGACGGGTGCGCCTCCTCGATGCGTTCGGGCACGACGAACTTGCGAAACGACTCCTGGTACCAGAGCTCGGCGTCCTTGGCCTCGGCGAGGGCGCGGGCATCCGTCTCCGCCACGTAGATCTGGCGCGAGACGCCCCAGCGGGCGAGGAGACTCTTGATCTCCTCCGCGCTGCGGCCCGCCTTCTTCAGCGTGTCGATATAGGTCTCGCGGTTGGCGATCAGCTGGTCCACGGGGCCGAAGAGGACGGAGTTGAGCATGGGCCAGCCATGCAGCGCCGTGTTCTCGATGCCATCCTTGCTGACGCACACCTGATAGAGCGGCGGATGCGGACGCTGCACCGGCTTGGGAATCACGGACACCTCGGGCACCTTGAAGAAGCGCCCGTCGTAGCTGAAGCGCTCCTCCGTCCACGCGCGCCGCAGGATCTCCACGGCCTCGTCGAAACGATCGCGGCTCTCCTCCTGCGGCACGTGGAAGCCGCGGAACTCCATGGGGCGATTGCCACGCCCCACCCCCACATCCAGCCGCCCATTCGAGATGATGTCGACGAGGGCCATCTGCTCGGCGAGGCGGAGGGGATGATGAAAGGGCAGGATGGCCGCGGCCAGACCGATCCGGATACGCCGGGTGCGCGAGGCCGCGGCGGCGGCCAGGGCGGCGGGGTCGACGGAGAGCCCGTAGTTGATGAAATGGTGCTCGGTGAGCCAGATCTCGTCGAAGCCCAGCTCCTCCGACCAGACGATCTGATCGAGCTCGCCCCGGATGATGTCGGCGTGACTCTGCCCCGGGGCGGCCTGGAAGAAATAGAAGGTGCCGAATCGCATCCGATGACCTCGCTTTCAGCTCACTCCAAGATATCGCGACTTCACCTCTTCGTTGGCGAGAAGCTCCGCGGGCCGGCAGGAATGCACGATCTGCCCCCGGCTGAGAATATGCGTGCGGTCGGCCACGGACAAGGCCAGGGGCAGATTCTGCTCCACGAGCAGGATGGACAGCCCCTCGCGCTTGAGCTCGCCGATGACCCTCCCCACCTCGCGCACGAGGAGGGGGGCGAGGCCCTCGGTGGGCTCGTCCATGAGGAGCAGCTCGGGGTTGGTCATGAGGGCGCGCCCGATGGCGAGCATCTGCTGCTCGCCGCCCGAGAGCTTGTTCGCTCGATTGCCCGCCCGCTCGGCGAGCCGCGGGAAGAGCGTGTGGACGCGCTCGATGGTCCACCGCCCCTGGCCGGCCCGGGCGACTTCGAGATTCTCCTGCACGGTGAGCGAGGGAAAAACGCGCCGGCCCTGGGGTACCAGGGCCATCCCGGCCCCCACCATCCGATATGACGGCCACTCCGTGATGTCGCGGCCCTTGAAACGGACATGACCCTCCCGCGGGGGCGTGAAGCCGATGATGGAGCGCACCAGGGTCGTCTTGCCCGCCCCATTGCGGCCGAGGATGGTCAGGACCTCTCCCTCCCCCACCCGGAGCGAGATGCCCTGGAGCACGTGGCTCTCTCCGTAGTAGGTATGGACGCCCTCCACCTCGAGGACGGCGGACGACGCGGGCCGTGGCTCAGGCACCGAGGTAGATCTCTCGCACCTGCGCATCGGCCCTGATCTCTTCGCGAGAGCCGTCGGCAATCACCCGGCCGTAGTGGAGCACGGTCACCTGCGCCGACAGCTCGAGGGCGATGTCCATGTCGTGCTCGATCATGAGGACGGTGATGGCGGGATCGAGCCGCGTGAGGAGGTCGGCCATCAGGCGAGACTCGGCCGGCGAGAGCCCGGCCGTGGGCTCGTCGAGCAGGAGCAGACGGGGCTTCCCGGCCAGGGCCAGGGCGATCTCGAGCTGGCGCTGCTCGCCGTGGGAGAGATTGCGGACCGGCACGTCACCGACGGCGCCGAGACCGACCGCCTCGAGAGCGGCGAGGGCGGCGGCGTGGAGGTCCCGGAAGGCCGTGAGAGGACGCAGCATGGCGAAGCGCGCCCGCGTCACGGCCTGAATGGCGAGCAGGCAATTGTCCAGCACCGTGAGGTCGGCGAAGAGGTTGGTGATCTGGAAGGTGCGGGCCAGACCCTGCGCGGCGCGGCGATGCGTGGGAATGCCCGTGACGTCGCGCCCGAAGAAGGAGATGGCCCCCGTGCTCACGGGCAGCGAGCCGGAGATGAGATTGAACAGCGTCGTCTTGCCCGCGCCATTCGGTCCGATGAGGGCACGTCGCTCGCCCGCTCGGACGGCGAGCGACACGTCCCCCACCGCCTGCAGTCCCCCGAAGTACTTGGAGACTCCGTCGAGCCGGAGTGCGAAGTCGGGGTTCACTAAGCCACCCCCTCACCCTCCCCTCTCCCCCTCACGGGGGAGAGGGATCCAAAACGCAGAGAGAAGAGGATTCCAAAAACCCTCTCCCCCGCCGAGGGGGAGAGGGCAGGGTGAGGGGGAGATGTTTCCACTAGCAGTACTTGCACGGAGGGTAGTCGCGCGTGTAGAGCGGCATCTTCAGGAACTCGTCGGGGTTGTACTTCCAGAACTGACTCACGGCCGGGTAGGTGACGACCACGCTGTTCTGGAGCTGGCCGCCCGCGCGCTCCACCTTCCGCACGTAGATGTTCTGGACGGGATTGCCCCAGCGGTCGATCACCACCGGGCCGCGTGGGAAGTCCTTCAGCTCGACCTTCTTGAGGGCGGCCAGGAAGGCCTCGCGGTCCTCGACCTTGCCATTGATCGCCTTGATGGCCTCCACGATCCAGCGGGCATTGGTGTAACAAGTCTCGCCATAGTAGGAAGGCACCTTGCCCATCTTGGCCTCGAAGGCCTTGGCGAACCTCTGATTGGCGGGATTGTCGAGAGCCGCCGAGTAGTGGAGGGCCGTGTGGACGCCGAGCGCCTCGTCACCCATCTGCGGCAGCACCGACTCGTCGGTGACAGTGCCATTGCCGAGGAGGGGAAGCTTGGCCTTGAGTCCCGAGTCCGCGTACTGCTTCACGAACTGCAGCGAGCCGCGGCCGAAGAAGACGGCGAAGACCGCGTCGGCGTCCCGCTTGATCTGGGCGAGGAACGGCGCGAAATCCGTGGTGTTCAGGGGCACCCAGATCTTCTGCACGATCTGGCCGCCCTGCTCCTCGAAGGTGCGCTGGAAGCCGCCCACCGACTCCCAGCCGAACGCGTAGTCGAAGGCGACCACGGCGATCTTCTTGTGCTTGAGGTTCTTGGCCACCCATTCCCCGAAGACGTGCATGGACTGGCTGCTGTTCCAGCCCGTCCGCACCACCCACTTCGCGGGCTTGCGCTGGGTCAGGTCGTCGGAGGACATGACCGGATACGTGGTGGGGATCTTCGCGGCGTCCGCGAAGGGGTGGATGGCATAGCCCGTCGAGGCGAGGAGCCCTCCCGTGAGGATGTGGATGTGGTCCTGGTCCACGAGCTTGCGCGCCTTGGTGAGCGCGGTCGCGGTGACGCCTTCCGAGTCCTCGACAATGAGCTCGATCTTCCTCCCCGCGGCCTGCCGGCCGATCTCGTCCAGGTAGAGCTCGGTGCCGCCGAGCATGTCCTTGCCGAGAGCGGAGGCGGCGCCGGTGAGCGGCGCCAGAAGTCCGATCTTGATGGACCCGCCCTGAGCGGCGGCCGGCGCGGGCGCCGTGCCCGCGAGCGCGGTGAGCAAGGTCGCGATGAGGGCAATCGAGCGAATCAGCATGTCAGGCCTCCTGTGCTCAGCGCCGCCGGCCGCGGAGCGCGCCGACCACGCCGTGCGGAGCGAAGAGAATGACGCCGATATACACGGCCCCCAGAATGAGAAGCCAGCGCTTGGTGTACACGCTCACGAAGTTCTTGAGGAACACGATGAGGCCGGCGCCGATGGCGGGGCCGACCAGAGTGCCCGGACCGCCCAGGGCGACCATGAGCAAGGCCTCGACGGAGGTCAGGAGCTGGACATCGGTGGGCCCGACGAAGCCGTTGTAGTAAGCCCAGAGGACGCCGGATGCGCCGGCGAAGGCGCCCGAGATGACGAAGGCCAGGTACTTGTGGAGCCAGACGTTGTAGCCCAGGGCCTCCATGCGCGATTCGCTGCCCCGTATCCCCTTGAGACCGAGCCCGAAAGGCGAGACGACGAGGAGCCCCAGCAGGGCGAAGGCCGCCGCCGCGCACAGCAGCGAGAAGTAGAAGAAGGGTAGCGGAGCGGCGAGGCTGAGCGTGCCGAGCTCCGGCCGCGCCACCCCAGAGACACCATTGTCTCCCTTCGTGAGCGAGACCCAGCGGAAGGCCAGCCCCCACACCACCATGCCGAGGGCGAGGGTGATCATGAGGAAATAGGTGCCCCTGGCACGGATGGCGATGATCCCGAAGACGGCGGCGGTGACGGTGGCCAGGGCGATGCCGGCGGCCGCGCAGCCCACGAGCCCGACCTGGCGCTCGGTGGTGAGCAGGGCCACCGCGTAGGCGGCCACGCCGAAGTAGGCGGCCTGGCCGAGCGACGGCATCCCCGTGTAGCCGAGCAGCACATCCAGGCTCATGGCGAGGATGCCCAGGATGAGCGCCTGGGTGAGGAGCGTCAGCGGATAGGCCGGCAAGAACGGCCCGATGATGCCGAGCCCCACCATGGCCGCGGCGGCGATGAGACCCCGCCGGCGGATCACGGCACCGCCCGCCGCTGTCTCGTCGCGAGATCCATCCCGCGGCCCATCACGCGCGGCCAAACAGTCCGGTCGGCCTGAGGGCCAGGATCACCGCCATGGGAGCGAAGAGGGTGAAGTAGGCGAGCTCGGGAAAGAGCGCCTTCCCGAAATTGTCGAGGAGACCCACGACGAGGCTGCCCACCATCGCGCCGGGCAGGCTCCCGAGCCCGCCGACGATCACCACCACGAACGCATAGGGAAGCACTTCGGAGTCCGCGCCCGGGTACACCCCGAGGAAGCCGGCGCCGACCACGCCGCCGAGGGCGGCCAGGGCGGCGCCCAGACCGAAGACCACGAGAGAGATGCGGGGCACATTGATGCCTACGCCCTCCGCCATCTCGCCATCGTCCACGGCGGCGCGGATCATGGCGCCCATCCGCGTCCGATCCAGGAGGAGCCAGAGCCCCAGGCCCACGGCCACCGCCACGCCCATGATGAAGAAGCGGTAGATGGGAAACACCATCCCGCCCAGCCGCAGCGCTCCGCCAAGCACCGCGGGCACGGGCAGATTGTAGGGATCGCCGCCCCAGATCAAGAGGGCCAGATCCTGGAAGATCAGCGAGAAGCCGACGGTCATCAGCACCTGCCCCAGCTCCTGGCCGCGCAGGCGGCGGAGAAAGAGACGCTCCATGCCGATCCCCACCAGCGCGATGGCCACGGTGCCCGCGACCATGGCCATGACGAAGCTGCGCGTGCGGAGGACGACGGTCAGCCCGATATAGCCGCCGAGGAGGAAATACGAGCCGTGCGCCATGTTGACCACGCGCATGACGCCGAAGATCAGGGAGAGCCCGCTGGCCAGGAGGAAGAGGAGAGCGCCGTACGACAGGCCGTTGAAGGTCTGGAGGATCCAGAAGTCCGCCCGCATGCGGCCTGGCTACCTCAGGCGCAGCAGGCGGGCGGCATTGTCGCGCACGACGCGATCCTGGTCCTTTCGATTGAGCCCCGTCGCCTTGGCCTCGATGATGGCACGCGGCCGCTCATAGCCCATGTCGAAGCAGAAATCGGTGCCGAGCATCACCCGGTCCGCCCCCACCGTGGCCACGAGGTACCGCAGGGCCCCCGCGTCGTGGCTGATGATGTCGTAGGTGAAGCGGCGCAGGTAGGAGCTGAAGGGCTTCTTCGCGCGCTTCTGGGCCTCCGGGCGCACCCGCTGGCCGTGACGGAGCCGGCCGTGCAGATACGGGAGGGCCCCGCCCGCATGCGGGAGGCAGACCTCGAGCTTGGGGAGCCGATCGAGCACGCCGCCGAAGACCAGGTGGGCAGCTGCGATGGCGGTGTCGAACGGATTCCCGAGGAGATTGCCCAGGTAGTAGGGCTGCAGGCGCTCGGCGCCGATGACCCGAAGCGGATGAAGGAGCACGGGCAGCCGGAGGGCCGCCGCGCGCTCGAAGACGGGGAAGAACTCCCCATCGGACAGCTCGCGGCCGCCCACATTGGTGCCCATGTAGACGCCGCGGATGCCCGGGAGCTGGGCCGCCCGCTCGAGTTCCTCGAGCGCGCGCGGCGGATCCTGCATGGGCAGCATGGCGCAGCCCACGAAGCGGTCGGGATGCGCCACATGCGCGGCGCTCGCGGCGTCGTTGAAGGTGGCCGAGAGGCGCGCGCCCATGGGGCCGTCCGCCCAGTAGACCATCGGCACGGTGAGGGAGAGGGCCTGGACGCCCACGCCCTGGTGATTCATCGATCGGAGGCGAAGGTCCAGGTCCACGAAACGCGGCTCGAGCGGCGCCGTCCGCGACGCGCCGAACATGATCACGGGCCCCTTGGGATTGCCGCGGTCGATCCCGGCGCCGAAGGGTGCGCCGGCTTCCTCGATGAGCCGGATGAAAGTCTCGGGAAAGAAATGCGCGTGGACGTCGATGCCGGGCGGGCGGGCCACGGATCGGGATTCTACTCTCAATGCCCGGGCGATGGTAGTCTCAAGGGCGACCGGGGCCCAGGTTCGGCGGCGCGAGTGCCCGAGCCCTACCGAGAAGGAGGAGGCCGTGAAGCTGCCTCGCGAACGCTTCGACTACTCGCCGATGGTGAGCCGCCCGCCGTGGAGACTGCCCAAGGGCGCCCGCATTGCCGTCTGGACCATCGTCAATGTCGAGGAATGGGACATCGAGAAGGCGATGGCCCGTCAGTACCTGACCGCGCCCCAGGGGGTGAGCATCGTGCCCGACGTGCCGAACTGGGCCTGGCACGACTACGGCATGCGGGTGGGCTTCTGGCGGCTTCTCGAGGCGCTCGCCAAGCGCAAGCTGCGCGCGACG
It encodes the following:
- a CDS encoding branched-chain amino acid ABC transporter permease, yielding MIRRRGLIAAAAMVGLGIIGPFLPAYPLTLLTQALILGILAMSLDVLLGYTGMPSLGQAAYFGVAAYAVALLTTERQVGLVGCAAAGIALATVTAAVFGIIAIRARGTYFLMITLALGMVVWGLAFRWVSLTKGDNGVSGVARPELGTLSLAAPLPFFYFSLLCAAAAFALLGLLVVSPFGLGLKGIRGSESRMEALGYNVWLHKYLAFVISGAFAGASGVLWAYYNGFVGPTDVQLLTSVEALLMVALGGPGTLVGPAIGAGLIVFLKNFVSVYTKRWLLILGAVYIGVILFAPHGVVGALRGRRR
- a CDS encoding NAD(P)-dependent oxidoreductase is translated as MSTIGIVGLGLLGHAIASRLIKAGHAVVGFDVVPDRISALTAMGGKSAPSAAAVAQSVEAVCTLLPSLATAEAVILGADGILAGARPDLAVIQMSTISPTLTERLAREVTARGLGFLDCPVSGTSSMVERGDGIFFVGGDRALFERWRPVLESVLPRAVLVGRVGQAMVLKLVANLLVALNSAAAAEALTLARKAGLDLDLALEVLNASAAASSMLKVRGPMIVRGEFPAQMKLDLFMKDIHLMQEAASAVGAPLPFTDLAERLYAAAQAAGHGGEDLAVVVTALSTPVAESR
- a CDS encoding ABC transporter ATP-binding protein, which codes for MPEPRPASSAVLEVEGVHTYYGESHVLQGISLRVGEGEVLTILGRNGAGKTTLVRSIIGFTPPREGHVRFKGRDITEWPSYRMVGAGMALVPQGRRVFPSLTVQENLEVARAGQGRWTIERVHTLFPRLAERAGNRANKLSGGEQQMLAIGRALMTNPELLLMDEPTEGLAPLLVREVGRVIGELKREGLSILLVEQNLPLALSVADRTHILSRGQIVHSCRPAELLANEEVKSRYLGVS
- a CDS encoding LLM class flavin-dependent oxidoreductase; this encodes MRFGTFYFFQAAPGQSHADIIRGELDQIVWSEELGFDEIWLTEHHFINYGLSVDPAALAAAAASRTRRIRIGLAAAILPFHHPLRLAEQMALVDIISNGRLDVGVGRGNRPMEFRGFHVPQEESRDRFDEAVEILRRAWTEERFSYDGRFFKVPEVSVIPKPVQRPHPPLYQVCVSKDGIENTALHGWPMLNSVLFGPVDQLIANRETYIDTLKKAGRSAEEIKSLLARWGVSRQIYVAETDARALAEAKDAELWYQESFRKFVVPERIEEAHPSLQPGFRAMAERLSKITWEGLVAETLAFGSPDTVARHIEVMRDLGVGQVMCWMNFGGLAQDKVRRSMELFAREVMPRFR
- a CDS encoding ABC transporter ATP-binding protein, encoding MNPDFALRLDGVSKYFGGLQAVGDVSLAVRAGERRALIGPNGAGKTTLFNLISGSLPVSTGAISFFGRDVTGIPTHRRAAQGLARTFQITNLFADLTVLDNCLLAIQAVTRARFAMLRPLTAFRDLHAAALAALEAVGLGAVGDVPVRNLSHGEQRQLEIALALAGKPRLLLLDEPTAGLSPAESRLMADLLTRLDPAITVLMIEHDMDIALELSAQVTVLHYGRVIADGSREEIRADAQVREIYLGA
- a CDS encoding ABC transporter substrate-binding protein, which codes for MLIRSIALIATLLTALAGTAPAPAAAQGGSIKIGLLAPLTGAASALGKDMLGGTELYLDEIGRQAAGRKIELIVEDSEGVTATALTKARKLVDQDHIHILTGGLLASTGYAIHPFADAAKIPTTYPVMSSDDLTQRKPAKWVVRTGWNSSQSMHVFGEWVAKNLKHKKIAVVAFDYAFGWESVGGFQRTFEEQGGQIVQKIWVPLNTTDFAPFLAQIKRDADAVFAVFFGRGSLQFVKQYADSGLKAKLPLLGNGTVTDESVLPQMGDEALGVHTALHYSAALDNPANQRFAKAFEAKMGKVPSYYGETCYTNARWIVEAIKAINGKVEDREAFLAALKKVELKDFPRGPVVIDRWGNPVQNIYVRKVERAGGQLQNSVVVTYPAVSQFWKYNPDEFLKMPLYTRDYPPCKYC
- a CDS encoding branched-chain amino acid ABC transporter permease; this translates as MRADFWILQTFNGLSYGALLFLLASGLSLIFGVMRVVNMAHGSYFLLGGYIGLTVVLRTRSFVMAMVAGTVAIALVGIGMERLFLRRLRGQELGQVLMTVGFSLIFQDLALLIWGGDPYNLPVPAVLGGALRLGGMVFPIYRFFIMGVAVAVGLGLWLLLDRTRMGAMIRAAVDDGEMAEGVGINVPRISLVVFGLGAALAALGGVVGAGFLGVYPGADSEVLPYAFVVVIVGGLGSLPGAMVGSLVVGLLDNFGKALFPELAYFTLFAPMAVILALRPTGLFGRA
- a CDS encoding amidohydrolase family protein, which gives rise to MARPPGIDVHAHFFPETFIRLIEEAGAPFGAGIDRGNPKGPVIMFGASRTAPLEPRFVDLDLRLRSMNHQGVGVQALSLTVPMVYWADGPMGARLSATFNDAASAAHVAHPDRFVGCAMLPMQDPPRALEELERAAQLPGIRGVYMGTNVGGRELSDGEFFPVFERAAALRLPVLLHPLRVIGAERLQPYYLGNLLGNPFDTAIAAAHLVFGGVLDRLPKLEVCLPHAGGALPYLHGRLRHGQRVRPEAQKRAKKPFSSYLRRFTYDIISHDAGALRYLVATVGADRVMLGTDFCFDMGYERPRAIIEAKATGLNRKDQDRVVRDNAARLLRLR
- a CDS encoding SDR family NAD(P)-dependent oxidoreductase, which encodes MRLDGKVVIVTGAAKGIGAAIADACAREGARVAVLDLDGGGVEAVADKLRGSGAEAMAFRADVTRSAEIARALDAVMARWSRVDALVNNAGGFAVIRATEEITEDEWQAILASNLTSVFLCAKAVLPIMKRQRYGRIVNLASVVGRAGAVRVTSHYAAAKAGVIGFTRHLALEVGGDGITVNAVAPGTTATERVLNARTPEETRRVAEAIPVRRLGQPEEIAEAVVFLASDAAAFINGATLDVNGGQVMV